Proteins from a single region of Corylus avellana chromosome ca11, CavTom2PMs-1.0:
- the LOC132166390 gene encoding uncharacterized protein LOC132166390 isoform X2 translates to MAADNDVVGQTFRALVDGADRKFARVRDVPAYGRVTSHHYFQKVFKAYTRLWKFQQEHRAELVRSGLNRWEIGEIASRIGQLYFGQYMRTSEARFLVEAYVFYEAILNRRYFEGSKGAGKDLGVRFKELRFYARFLLVSVILNRTEMVKALVDRFKALVDDSKAAFRETNFKEWRQVVQEIVRFMKVDTAFMNVRPLRYCSVFDSHQASLPYVARFHAKKVLKFQDALLTSYHRNEVKFAEFTLDTFRMLQCLEWEPSGSFYQKRLVESNGNGTSIDHSGASGLIDINLAADMTDPTLPPNPRKAILYRPSVTHLLAVMATICEELPPDSLMLVYLSASGKAGHSNVTQMETLGGSRKSSKNKITSQYSQERKSSMPELGTNHKGESSSYDDGYLWFGSRGNGGSNNLYPGDIIPFTRRPLFLIIDSDNSHAFKAGFTWCGEGRACYSTSFTSKASIQEPIKC, encoded by the exons ATGGCTGCCGATAACGACGTCGTTGGTCAGACTTTCCGGGCGCTGGTGGACGGCGCGGACCGGAAGTTTGCTCGGGTACGGGACGTGCCTGCGTACGGACGCGTGACGAGCCACCACTACTTCCAGAAGGTGTTCAAGGCGTACACGCGCCTCTGGAAGTTCCAGCAGGAGCACCGGGCGGAGTTGGTGAGGTCAGGGCTCAACCGCTGGGAAATCGGCGAGATCGCTAGCCGGATCGGCCAGCTCTACTTCGGCCAGTACATGCGGACCAGCGAGGCCAGGTTCCTGGTCGAGGCGTACGTTTTCTACGAGGCGATTCTCAACAGGAGGTATTTCGAGGGATCCAAAGGCGCCGGGAAGGATCTCGGGGTGAGGTTCAAGGAATTGAGGTTCTACGCGAGGTTCTTGCTAGTCTCGGTGATCTTGAACCGGACCGAGATGGTGAAGGCTCTCGTCGACCGGTTCAAGGCTCTGGTTGATGATAGTAAAGCTGCTTTTCGG GAAACTAACTTTAAAGAATGGAGGCAAGTGGTGCAAGAAATTGTCCGCTTTATGAAAGTTGATACAGCCTTTATGAATGTCAGGCCTTTGCGTTATTGTTCTGTGTTTGATTCCCATCAAGCTTCTCTTCCATATGTGGCTCGGTTCCATGCAAAGAAGGTTCTAAAGTTTCAAGATGCACTGCTGACAAGCTATCACCGGAATGAG GTAAAATTTGCAGAATTTACTTTGGACACTTTTAGAATGCTGCAATGTTTAGAATGGGAGCCAAGTGGATCTTTCTACCAAAAACGGCTAGTTGAATCAAATGGGAATGGCACTTCAATCGATCATTCTGGAGCTTCTGGACTGATAGATATAAATTTGGCTGCAGACATGACTGATCCAACCTTACCTCCTAATCCAAGGAAAGCTATTCTCTACCGTCCATCAGTAACACATTTGCTAGCG GTTATGGCTACAATTTGTGAGGAGCTCCCTCCAGATAGTCTTATGCTAGTATATCTATCAGCGTCAG GGAAGGCTGGTCATAGTAATGTTACTCAGATGGAAACCCTTGGAGGATCACGGAAAtcttcaaaaaacaaaatcacttCTCAGTACTCACAGGAGCGGAAGAGCTCTATGCCTGAATTGGGTACTAATCATAAGGGAGAGTCAAGTAGCTATGATGATGGTTATCTGTGGTTTGGTTCAAGAGGAAATGGTG GTTCAAACAACCTCTACCCTGGTGATATAATTCCTTTTACCCGTAGGCCTCTTTTCTTGATAATTGATAGTGACAACAGCCATGCATTCAAGGCAG